The genomic window CAGTTATTATTCGATAAACTAGAACTAGATCGCCGGAAATCTCGCAAAATCGCTACTGGTTACTCTACAGATGCAGCTACCTTAGAAAAACTGCGGGGACATCCCGTAGTCGATGCCATTATCGAGTATCGCACCCTAGCCAAGTTGAAATCTACCTATGTAGATGCTTTACCTGCTTTGATGCGTTCCGATACCCATAGAGTTCATACCGACTTCAATCAAGCAGTTACTTCCACCGGAAGACTCTCTTCTTCTAATCCCAATCTGCAAAATATTCCAATTCGTACCGCATTTAGCCGTCAAATTCGCCAAGCATTCCTTCCAGAACCTGGATGGCTACTAATAGCGGCTGATTACTCCCAAATTGAGTTACGAATCCTCGCCCATTTGAGTCAAGAACCAATATTGATTGAGGCTTATCGCAATAATGAGGATATTCACACCGTTACAGCTAGATTGATGTTTGAAAAAGAAAACATTACCCCAGATGAAAGACGAGCCGCCAAAACCATTAATTTTGGGGTGATTTATGGGATGGGAGCGCAAAGATTTGCTCGTTCTACCGGAATTAGTAAAACTATAGCCGAAGAATTTATCAAACGCTTCAACACTCGTTATAGTCGAGTTTTTGATTACTTAGAACAGGTAAAGCGTCAAGCTGTAGCGCAAGGTTATGTAGAAACTATCTTAGGTAGACGGCGTTATTTCCAGTTTGAAAGCGGTAGTTTGAGAAACCTGCAAGGGAGTAATCCAGAAGATATTAACCCAGACATCTTTAAAAAAATCGGTCAAAATGACTCTCAGCTACTTAGAGCGGCGGCTAATGCCCCAATTCAAGGTTCTAGTGCTGATATAATTAAAGTCGCGATGGTGAAACTCGATCGCATTTTACAAAAGTATCAAGCTAGGTTACTCCTACAAGTTCACGATGAATTAGTTCTAGAAGTTCCCCCAACTGAGTGGGAAGAGTTACAGCCTGAAATTTGCTTGTGTATGGAAAATGCCGTTGAATTAACCGTTCCCCTACTGGTAGAGATTCATGCTGGGGAAAACTGGATGGAAGCTAAGTGAGGGATTGGGAAAGAAGATCTAAAATTTGGTAACCCATATATATATTTTCCCTTTCCTCTTTTATAGTTTAAGTACAATCCCATAGACTCAGCTAAAAGTTAAGCTAACTTTCCGTAATCTTGCTCAAGACATTGTAGAGATAATACAGATACTATGAATCCAACAGGTGAAGGAGAAAGCCTGACATCCAACTATCCACTTATACGTTATCTCTTAAAGCTACTATCTTAACTATACCGAAACTATATTTCAGGGGTGGGCGAAAGCTCACCCCACCCTTATATGAAGTCAGAAGTCAGAAGTCAGAAGTCAGAAGTCAGAAGTTTACGGCTCATAGTTTTCAGCGCAAAACACAATGTCCTAACCTAAATGCGTAGTGCTATAAATGTTTACAAAACTGCTCTTTTATAACTTAGGTATAATCCCCCAGACTGACAGAAAACTTGCTCCAACTTTCCGTAATCTTGCTCAAGACATTGTAGAGATAATACAGATACTATGAATCCAACAGGTGAAGGAAAAAGCCTGACATCCGACTATCCACTTATACGTTATCTCTTAAAGCTACTATCTTAACTATACCGAAACTATATTTCAGGGGTGGGCGAAAGCTCACCCCACCCTTATATGAAGTCAGAAGTGAGCAGTCATGCGAATTTGTTTTATTGGTGACTCTTTTGTGAATGGAACTGGAGATCCTGAGTGTTTGGGTTGGAGTGGTAGAATTTGCATTGCAGCTAAGAAATCTGGATGCGATCTTACCTATTACAATCTAGGTATTAGAGGAAATACCACTCAACATATTATAGAGCGTTGGCAAGCCGAATCCAAATCTCGTTTACCTGCTGAACATGATGGGAAAATAGTTTTTTCTTTTGGGACAAATGACACTACTATTGAAGCTGGAAAAAGACGAATAGAATTAGATGATTCACTCAACAATACTCGCCAAATTCTTAGCTTAGCTCAACAAAAATATCCCGTAATTATGGTGAGTCCACCTCCAATTGCTGATGTACGACAAAATCTAAGAACTCAAGAACTATTGACTCAAATAGAATTAGTTTGTCAGGATTTAAAGGTTCCCTATCTTGATGTTTTTACCCCTTTACAAGCTTCGCAAGTTTGGATGACTGAAATAGCTACAGGTGATGGCGCTCATCCTAGTGCAGCAGGTTATTCTGAACTAGCTAATTTAGTCCAAAATTGGTCGGTTTGGAGTGATTGGATCTTTTCTAAATAGTCTGGGAAAGGTGGGTTTTGTTTGATTTCAATCCCTTCGGATTAATTCGATCTGAAGAGGGCGGGTTTTGTTTGATATTAATCCCTTCGCCTGAATTTGTTGGCTAAACCCGCCCCTACATTACCTATTACCTATTACCTATTACCTATTACCTAAATCAACTATGTACAGGTTGGTTCTGAGATGCTTTAGCTGTGGCTAAACCATTAACATCTAAATAAATTTGTTGAATATCTATTGGTAAACCAGCTTGTAGTAGTTGGTAACCTCTTCGCAACTCTTCCTCTACTTGTGAAGGGGATAAATTTTCGCCTTCTGTTTGTAAAAGAGAAGAGATTTGCACTTCATTCCAGTGATAGGTTTGTGATAGTAACACAATTAATCTTGATATTGGAGGTAACTTATCTAAAGCTTGTTCTAAATAACACCATAAAGGTGGAGAAGCATGGGTAACTGAATACTTAATAGCTTCGGCGGCGGGGATATCTGCTTGATTGACACAATTAGCTGTCATATTGATGATCCAACTTTGTAAAGAAGTAGTATCGATCGCCATGAGGTCTTCAACTTCTAGACTCATCATCTCATAGTAAATGTGTCGCCAAGTTATAGCAAAAAGATAGTCGGTTTGAGTTGGCGATCGCCCTCCATA from Merismopedia glauca CCAP 1448/3 includes these protein-coding regions:
- a CDS encoding GDSL-type esterase/lipase family protein — its product is MRICFIGDSFVNGTGDPECLGWSGRICIAAKKSGCDLTYYNLGIRGNTTQHIIERWQAESKSRLPAEHDGKIVFSFGTNDTTIEAGKRRIELDDSLNNTRQILSLAQQKYPVIMVSPPPIADVRQNLRTQELLTQIELVCQDLKVPYLDVFTPLQASQVWMTEIATGDGAHPSAAGYSELANLVQNWSVWSDWIFSK
- a CDS encoding RNA polymerase subunit sigma-70, translating into MQIPQFDEAYHPLVTSLSNHSDLDLVKLFQYYPEEGKYFVAIFCRYSSTVYTLVKYGGRSPTQTDYLFAITWRHIYYEMMSLEVEDLMAIDTTSLQSWIINMTANCVNQADIPAAEAIKYSVTHASPPLWCYLEQALDKLPPISRLIVLLSQTYHWNEVQISSLLQTEGENLSPSQVEEELRRGYQLLQAGLPIDIQQIYLDVNGLATAKASQNQPVHS